aaaggtattaaatcacttaacaaaggttaaacatagaggaaaaaaTTTATCTGGATGTTGCCACAAGTATAGTTATTggtctttaaggtttaataaAGAATGAAGAGAAAAGTGCTGACTTATATCTCTTctctttataaataaatatattttaaatgtcTGTCTAAATGGGTACAGGCAATCAAATCTGGTAACAATCATGGTAATCATCACTGTTTTCTTGCTTTTTCTGTGTGTAAGAACTATATGGAAGCAGTGTGTGATATATGGGGTTTCTGATATCTGatgttcaaatgcatttttttttctcttgtcacAGATCACGGACCAAAGGAAACCTGAGGAAACATAAGCCCCTGAAAACGGGAGACAAGCACAGAGGCATCCTTCAGACTGTTATCACTCCTTCGGCCGGTTGGGAAGACTGTCTGAAAGTCACCCCCCCCCATCCACTCCCACTTCTGAGGAATCCAGGAGCTTCTGGAACAGCAGAGTCATTCCAGCAGTTTTCTGGAGCTTTATAGGACACCTTCCAAAAAAAGACCTCCTCCTCCCTTCTTATCAAGAAGGCACAGAGAGGGTCACGCCAGGTCATCGGACCACACCGGACCAAGAGCATACGGAGAGAAACCAGAGCTTATTCTTTCTTTCTCACGCACTCCGGTCAAAGCTTAACACACCCCTTAGCCAAAAACAGGAAGTTAAGTAGACTTTTAAGCAAGAAACAAATGTTAAGGTTAGCTTGAGAAGGCGAGAGTTTCCCCTGGCAGGCAACAGGATACAGTTTGAGACAATACCTCTTGGACTTCTCTGAACTGGCTGTACTTAATCCCAACACTTTGTGAATGCAGAAACCTGTAGtgtgtgtctatctgtgtgtATGAGATTATTTATTGGTATTATAACTAAAAGGGAACTATTTGTGATAAAATATTAACTGATCCTGtgtgtaaatatacataaatCAAAGACAGCACAGAAGTGagtctaaaaaacaaaaactaccttCAAGTAGTCAACACTGGTCACATACTTAAAGCTTGACTGTTATATTAGTGACAGAATAACTGGTGCAGGTTTTAGGCCTTCATAAGGCCTAAGGCTGACAGAAGTCCCCAACATGGACACAACCATCCGTCCCCATGTCCCCTCCAATGGCTGACTTCAGAAAAAGAGACACATCTTGTCCCCTTGAACCAGGCAGGGGTATTCAGCACTGAGTAGAGCCACTTCCACCTCCAACAATCGTGCGAATGTCCTGCCTCAGGCGCCAGGCTGTCACCATCCCCATGGACACCGTCAAGATCATCCAGTCGGAGAAGTTCCCCAGAGAGTGCCCCGTGCCCGTCACCCAGCCGCGCTATGCACCACCCCCCAGAGTGGCGTGGGACGGTGGAGGTGAGGGTGAAATCATCGTCAACCAGGCCTGCAGTGACCTGACCCTGGACATAACCAGGTCCCCCCGGCCTATGATGTCCCCTCCGGCCCCCGTGACGCGCAGGGAGCAGAGCTTCCTGGCGCAGCGCAAACCCAGTGCCAACGAAATCTGCTACCACCAGTTCCACTACAAGATGGAGGACGTGATAGTCAACCAGTACGTACTGCGCTCTTCCTCCACAtcttcctccacttcctcctcctcctcctcctcgggaCCCGTCATGCCCTGCGAGCCCCTGGACTGCCCCACCTGTGGTCACACTTACAACTTTGCCGGGAAGCGTCCACGCATCCTCTCCTGCCTGCACTCGGTGTGTGAGGAGTGCCTGCAGATCCTCTACGAGTCCTGTCCTAAATACAAGTTCATCTCCTGCCCCACATGCCGGCGTGAGACGGTGCTGTTCACTGACTATGGCCTGGCTGCTCTGGCCATCAACACCAGCATCCTCAGCCGCTTGCCCTCTGACCCCAACGGGCCCGTGCAGTGGGGCGGGGACGCCGACCGCAGCTGCTACCAGACTGTGCGCCAGTACTGCCAGTCAGCCTGCACCTGCCAGATTGCCAACCCCTTGTCCTCCTGCGGCATCATGTAGACAAGGGGACGCTGCAGAGATGACTCGATGCTGCCCCCTGTCCACTCTGTCCGTCTATAAGCTGTCCCCTCTCTGCCAAGCCCCCTCCTCTCTCACATACAGTAAATAAACCCCTCCACAGATGTTATTCTAATAGCACAGATGGATGCTGTGTGGGACTAAATGGACGCTGGTggttaaataaacagtaaataaatgtattttatgtatggACTGGAATCCTATTCACCCTCTCTCGTTTGGTTGGACGTGTTTGTCATTGACATCTCTTTACATGGGAATGCCAGGGGAGGTCTATCCCCCCAACCTAGGtgaataaagattaaataaattatgAGAAGTAACTCTGTGTGGCCTCAACTTGTTTTGAATAGATATATATTTACAGCCCTAATAGGAAAAAGGTTATTTTGAAGTGAAAACATAATTAAGTTGTTCTTTTATGGTGGCCCTGAGGACCAAAACATGGCATTTATGGAAAGGGTGGGACAACAGTTCTCCCAGACACTTTTTCAGAAATTTGATTGTCTGTCTGAAATGTTCTAGTGTTTTCAGGGCtactgtattatttttttaattaaattaaaaatttagttttatgagtaatttttttttttcttttacaaactaTTGTATATATATTAAATGCACCTGTGTACTTGTGCGTTTGAGTATTTATACAGAAAATACACCACTTAATAAATAATTTagtaaaacatgaaaatgaataaattaaaacaagaaaactAAGTGGCCATGAATTAAGTAAAATGCGTGAAAGAAATTATTAAAAGTGGCTTCAGTACATATTTTTCATCTCCATGTCCACAAGAGGGCTCCACCATAAATACCACCTCAGGAAATGCAGACAACCATAAAATCATTTAATCTATAATAATCTCTGAAGTGCTTCAATTAATTTACCTCATCGTCAGGAAAAATAATCAGTTGATTAATTGATGAGTGAGTCAGCAGCAGTTCTATTAATCTGAAGTGTTAAATCAGGAAGAAATGCCAAATATCTGATGCTTTTGATTAATTTCAATATCATTACCTGGATGGATTTGGTCTAGTTGCTGAACCACAGAACTCTGCAGTAAAAACATCTCTATTTTTATTTCAAATGATTTTGTTATATGAAGAAAAATCCCAATATTTGATGTGTTAAGGCCTGTTGCGAGAGGacatgaatgaaataatgaaacagATTCCAGACAGAACACAttgctttattattattgtcatcatgCAGTATATTGTGGATTCATGCCATTGTTGAGCAGCTTTAACAAGAGGAAGATTAACAGATACACATTTTGGCATTTTCTCATCAAGCAATGTgtttttatgaataaaatattacatcaaataaaaataaccaTACATTTATCAAATTCCTCACTCCACTTTCACAGGAAATAGTGTGatttatcagtataaataatGCAGACATGTGGAAAATAGACAATAAATAAACTTGGCTGTGTAATCTACATACAGACTGTGAATTTCTCCAGACATCATGAAGAATCACAGTGGAGTCCATTTATGAAAGCAGAGTTTTCCTTCTCCTTCTGAACAGCTGGCTCAAACGCCGTCGAGTGGAGTTTCTCTCAGATGGCTGCATCTGTTGGCTTTATAGATAAAAAATTCATCACACAGAGCTGAAAAAAGCCTCAGCAGAAGTCTGGAGGCAGTTTGCAAGCTAAGCACAGAGTGTTCAAGAGGAACAGATGCACAGAATGAGCTCCCACCACTGCCTCTGCATCTACTGTGCATTATCTCTGGACTACTGCATCACTGTGGATGGCTGCCATGATGGAGCACAACACACATTCCCTCTAAGCATCGTATGAGGTTCATAACATTGTGTTAAACAGTTTCTCACCTTTTTCCAGAATCCTCTCTTCTCAAAGGCCCAATTTTAAACCTCCAGTTCCGACCGAGTGTGCTTGTAGTTTTATTCCTTTTCTCCTTCTTAGTTTCCTGAAAAGACACATTGAAAAATACAGCATGTGCACCAAAATAACTGGAAATTAAACGGTGTTGTATTTGACTGTATTTACCTGTAAGTCCTGGTTTTCCTCTGCTGTTTCCAATAGGTCATCTGTACTCATATGCTGCCCTCTACAGTCTGCTTTTAACCTTCCTGCAACAATCACACAAACATAAGCTCTATGAATACCTTTTCAATGTGCCAATAAATGTTTCTatgttaaattttaaaaatcatatatGATAACTTACTTAAATGCAGTGTTGTAAGATTAGTGTCTGAAGCAGATCTTTGACGCATATGTCGATTAGGGTACTCTTTATGCTGCAGGGCGTCACTGGAGTTTTGAACCACTTCTGTGCTTTCAAGCTTTGGGCAATAAATGGTCTCCTCCTCAGCTTCTGCATCCCCCTGACAGGTGTCAACAGTCTGGGAGAGAATCTAGTGACGGGGAAGTTTAATTCATATTAGCCCCGAAGCAGTGAGAAGACATGTTGTCAACACCAACTTGTCTCGTGTGTCATGTTTATAACATGACCTATTGTGTCAGTTTCTTACAAGCATGTGATTCATCATTGTCTTTGCACGACTCACCTGCATTTCCTGATGCTCTTGCAAGGCCTCCATCTCCGTCTGCAAGACGCGGTTGTGCATTTGTTTCCTGGCAATTTCTTCCAACATTTGGCAGACCTGCTCCAGGTACATGAGACCTGGACTcagttctgtgttctgttctcCAGCAAAGTCCTGCATAGATCATTCAACAACAAAATGGTGCATTTtattgtaaacaaaaaaagttagAAACTTTGGTATTAGTGACAATTACAAGTAGAAAAGGTGATGTAGTCATttgtaattaatctgattaatagTGGAAAActgaaagttattacatttgcaattaAATAAACTTGGAAAAAAGTATCAGGGTTATATTCATAAGAAGCTTAAACCAAACAAACAGGTACAGCAAGTGTCTTTATCGTCCTACTGTTATACTGTTTATAATGAAATCAGATACAATAGAAAGGGATTTCATTTCTTCAAACAGGTAGCACAGAACAAAGCAACTAAAAAAGATTCACACCCCTAAGAGAACAATGTGGCCaaagaaataaatgcaataaatagtCATTGGAAAACCAGCTCACAGGAACAAGACTTATGCCTGTGCATTACAAAACATCATTTAATTTATGATGCAGAGGAtgctatttctttttattttattttatttttatttttttcatttttttttggggggggggggtcaattttttccaattatttactttatatttctATCCCTGATTGACAATCCAACATTTCAACAAAGTGCATGCAATTCAGCATTGGTTTTTATGGTGGAAAAGGTGGTAAAAGTGTAGACATTGTAGcacttaattacatttttttatattaattaattaaataaataaatgtaattaatttatACTTATTATTGTAACAGTGGCTCCTGAGGAGACTTTATCTATTTGCTTACtctatttatatataatatactATGTGTACTGCTGATAAAGTTTGGGAATCACAGATCTAGACTGTGATAAGTTATTGACTAAAGATAATAAggtggttaaaaaacaaaaaacaaacaaaaaaaaaactacatcacTTTATATATCACTTTTATTTACACAAGAAATTAGGAATATAGAGCCCCTgatgtgaaaacaaacaacaaaaaaccttaGGTGTACCCATCTATCCAGATTTATATGTTAATTGCTGTTGTTTCCTCtgaaattttattttctattcagcAGGGGTTACTGACTTACTGCAAACATAGTCTTCTTACAGAAGGAGATTAAATTGAAAGAACTGGTCTCTTCAAATACATTCAAAATCTATCTAAATTAATATGAAAAGGATAAATCAGGATGTAGAtgcttttctaattgattgaatggggttctgctttgagatgcttttaaggaacactgttgttatactttttgtaccttttaaattattgatggtgttttaaatGTACgttcttagtttagtgatttatgtatggttttaggactgacttttattgtgttttatgtgtatttttagtgtggatgtatgtaaGATTTAATGTACACTGTATAAAagagtgtctaaaaacaagataaaaaatgtACTCAAGAACAattgaaatatctgtccatgcagcaagataatttcatttgacaagatttcttcaattaagattgttaaatctacaaataagcatgtctacagatgtatgaacacttgaaataagaaattaactgttaaaacaagataaattatcgaACAcctctaaatctaagttttttttgtttgtttgtttttatcttggtaagaactaaATAATTTTGCAGTGTATGGCTGTGAGTTcttttttgtgtaacttctgtcttggccaggacactcttgaaaaaagatttttaatctcaatgagcatttatctggttaaataagtttgtttgtttgttttttttacacatttacttGAATTGCACAGTGGAAGCTGTTACTGTCACAGCGAGTGACATGAACAATCATATTTTTATCTGATATGTTATGAGTGGTGTAATGTCATCACACAGGTTATAGTCATTTACAGTCATATTAGATGCATAATGCTGCTTTTAACTTAAGCTCAATAATAACATGTTTAGTGTCTGCAGATGTTTAAGTGACTAATTGTGTGGTGTTTAATGTCAATCCCTACTGCCATGAAGTGGTTaaatcatgaacaaaataatgaaagtataattacatatcAAAGTTTTACAATAGGATAATTAAGCGTGATTGACATTAATGTTTCTGCCCTGTGATTCATTCTTCAGAGCTCTATAGTCTTCATTCAGCAAAAGGAAAGTCATACACGCACACACccagggattaaaaaaaaacatagagaaCTTAATTAAGTCACAGAGGTACGGTTTATCCAGTTGTTTCAACATCTGATTAACATATTAAGCTCACTTAAGCCACAGCAAATGTGAAATATAGTGAGTCCTTGTATCGTTATTGATGAAACTGAACCTTGTAATGAAGTTAAAACGTTTCCATTGCTTACAATAGGAGACAACATTACTGTTACATTTACACAATAAGACAGGCTGCTCGTCTTAACGTCTCCATCCATTCTTCTCGTGCCTGTGGGCGTAAATTCACCTGGGCAGACTGGTTTGTGATCCCTCGCACCACAGTCGGACTCATGAGCATGAAAGAGATCCTGTGTGACTAATGACATGCCTGGCCTACTTTAGATGCGACAGTGACTTTGTGATCGTGTGTTGCAACCCTCTAACTTGTGTGTAGTAAAATAAAGGCCTTGTCAAACTTCTGAGACTTTTCCTCGACTCTTCCCTTTCATATTTACAAGCCGCTGATGTGCAAGACCATACACGTTACTGTGAAACTTATGTCACAGTGAAACCGGTCCCGCCAAACAAAACGCCTCTCTCCTCCCAAATGGAAATCAGACACAGTTTACAAATGTCTGTCTTTTATCTGGTTTTCCAAAAAAATGGGTTCATCTTTTAACAGATTGTTGGAAACATATCTTACCTCTGCTATTGCCTGAGTGGGGAGTTTCCCAAAAGTCATGGACTGTGGTCGTCTGTGTGTCTCTGACATCTGTTTGACCAGAACTGATGGGCTGACCGTCCTCCTCAGGCTAAAACTATCTGACCTATGACCTCTCACTACATCAGATATGTGCCTCTTGGGTAGCACAGAAGCTCGAGGCCTTCTCCTGAGCACCTCGTCCACTGTCAGAGTCTTGTTGTTTTCCTTTTTGGATTCAGTCCTCTGCAAAGCTTGTTCTAGTTTTAGGTGTAAAGCTGTTGATCCCTGCTGTTGCGAGAggcaagaggaggaagaaggatgAAGAGTTGCAGGAGAGGATAAAACAGGAGACTGTGATGTTGATGCTGAGGTGAGTCCGTCCTCTTTTTCTGCTGTAAAAGTGTCACTTTCTGCTGAGAGTAAGCCAGATGTTACTGGGAAAGACATGTCCGAACTGGGAGTCTCCACTCCAGAGTCCACTGATTCTGAGCGCAGGTTCGTCTCCATATCAGAGGAAGATAAAGGGGAGTCTTCATCATTATTTTCAAGCCACTCTGAGTCTGGTGCTCCCTCAGATACCCAAGCTTCCATAAGGTTTCCAAAGCTCCTGTACAGATTCATCTCCAAAGCCTCGTGCTGTGTCCTCCATGCCACGCCGCTGAAGACTGAAGACGCTGGGTTCAGACGGCCCACACAGTCATTAGAGCTGAACTGGTGATGTAGAATTCTAAACATCCCCTGTGATCCGCCTCCACTCCTTCACCACACCTCCCCATCATCATCCCTCCTGTCACCCTGCAGAGCTGCATGTTCATACCTGCTTTTTCCTTCCACAGTACTGGGAAAAGACGGTGACTCAGCTCCAACGTATTTGAGATGTTTGATTTGTCCTCATACCGGTTAAGAAACTCAAAACATACAGGGACAAGTTGTGAAATAGACACAAACTATACACTTTACCTGCTTTATTTACAGATAATACTGTGAGATCTGCTTTAGTGAGTAGATTTTCTTATCACAACCAAAGCAAAACCATAAAAATGTTCTCTAACTGAATCTACTTTACCTTacccctttcatgtatgaatgtgagaaaacatgtaATATGTTAAAATCAGACATACAATATTAGAATATGTGTGTGAACAGACAAACTGTAACAAGAAGCTGAAACACAAGGCGCTATTTTGTCACTTCAACAAATCAAGATACACATGAGCCTTGTAGGAATGTGTAGAATAGACATTCCTGTCTGCTGATAGGATCTACATTCCCCAGGTGAACGATGACGGCTCAGGTCATCAGTCACAATCACGGCAACAAAAAGCAAAAGCTGTTTTGTCAAACACTGCACGAAGTCACTGTAAGTCTGTTGTTGTTGCTTAAGAGATATGTTTCCTATTAAATCTGTTTTTCAACAAACATATTCATGACTGTGATGTCTTTGCATGTGGCAGAGCTACACTGTTTGCAGCTTTAATCACTGATAATGAAGTCTTCAGCAGTGGTTCCCGAGCTTTCTTTGGCTTGAAATAACACCCTTGTGTCATCTGCAAGACTATGCCATGAACTGACATAATATCTACGTTTTGGGTCTCTTCCGCCGTCAAAACAATGTTGAATAAATCAGTCTCAGGAAGATAACGTCAGCTTAAATCACTTCCAACAAGTGATGTAATTCAACTGTCACCAATAAACACACAATTCAGTAACACATCAAAACATGTCTCTGAAAGCTTCGCcttctacatttttattttattattattattttttttttgtattctttaATCTATTATgtagttttttatttatctttttgtcattttcacatgctttttgttttgttacatcttAACAATTGACTCTTCTCCTTTATAATTCATCCAACATTTATAAACTTCAAGAACACACCTgtgtgctttaacccataaagacccaaacagacactgacaagaaaaatcatctactgatctaaaatgttcagtgacTCCCGATACATTAATCccatcagtccatgtaaataattggtgttaaatgcagtttgtcatcttttcaaggtcatcagatttgacccatttagatgttcagagactccacaGTGaacacaccatcatcttctacaacactgattcaccagtaaaacccatggagttggatcagtgacagtggatggagacacctcaGTTCAGTTAgcgatatattttgatgaaaaagtgactttttcctcatttgatccaataacctttgaatttactctgagcttttatgaacatctaaatcaggGGTTCTCACAGTGGGTGTCGTGAGATGATTTTCTGAAACCTCTTTATGTGACCCCTGAGATAGTTATGGCAGATTGAGAGCATTTATGTTACATTTGTAGGGAGGAAAGTCACTCTGAGATGCTCTAGAGTCATTACACATGAAGTCATTGTATAGGACACATGTTCCACTGACTGCACAAAATGAATGAGCTAAGACTGTCAAACAGGTAAAGCATTGTTCAACCTACAGGTTGAACTAAtgtcacaataataaaaatagacataaacagGTCAATAACCATTGTAAAACAggcacattaacctaaataaacattaacacaaaccccTCCCCCATGGGCATTTTAGCCCATTTTGGGGGGTGTTGAAGCACCCttaaattgattcccagcacccctaaaatattttaaggttgctgaaatttttcttttttcttatttacttTATGCCCATttttaacatgctagaaaaatgtcaaaaccaacaGTACATGATTGAAACATAAcattataacaacaaaaatacagcacccccccccccccccccccacacacacacacacacaccaatttagtctcaaaaatggtttgatccactcCATCCCTCCTCCCTTTCCCTGACTTGGACTCTGAGCTCCACCTGTACAGAGCAGTGCGCAGGTGGTGCCTTCTGGAGTTGGGTACAGTAGTGGTGGAAgtacctggtttaaaccaggatATTGGTTTACTCCTGCCActtaataccaacacattatCATCGCCAGTCCCTAGATTCAGGAAAGAGTGTAAGATCAACTTGTGTAagctcattttccacagcaaccaaatattctattacaattaTGTTGTAAGTTcaataaatgtaccagtttatacCTCTTATTAGATATCAAActcattgtttggttatttgccttttggttaaagcacataaagagaggagagcagagagacacttgacatatacactggtctacagttttttttttagaaattatctgcctcggAGATTAAaggtgctaaatgttacgtattttaatcagattaattggaaaacaaatgacaa
This region of Sphaeramia orbicularis chromosome 12, fSphaOr1.1, whole genome shotgun sequence genomic DNA includes:
- the LOC115429587 gene encoding uncharacterized protein LOC115429587 — translated: MFRILHHQFSSNDCVGRLNPASSVFSGVAWRTQHEALEMNLYRSFGNLMEAWVSEGAPDSEWLENNDEDSPLSSSDMETNLRSESVDSGVETPSSDMSFPVTSGLLSAESDTFTAEKEDGLTSASTSQSPVLSSPATLHPSSSSCLSQQQGSTALHLKLEQALQRTESKKENNKTLTVDEVLRRRPRASVLPKRHISDVVRGHRSDSFSLRRTVSPSVLVKQMSETHRRPQSMTFGKLPTQAIAEDFAGEQNTELSPGLMYLEQVCQMLEEIARKQMHNRVLQTEMEALQEHQEMQILSQTVDTCQGDAEAEEETIYCPKLESTEVVQNSSDALQHKEYPNRHMRQRSASDTNLTTLHLRRLKADCRGQHMSTDDLLETAEENQDLQETKKEKRNKTTSTLGRNWRFKIGPLRREDSGKSQQMQPSERNSTRRRLSQLFRRRRKTLLS
- the rnf208 gene encoding RING finger protein 208, which encodes MSCLRRQAVTIPMDTVKIIQSEKFPRECPVPVTQPRYAPPPRVAWDGGGEGEIIVNQACSDLTLDITRSPRPMMSPPAPVTRREQSFLAQRKPSANEICYHQFHYKMEDVIVNQYVLRSSSTSSSTSSSSSSSGPVMPCEPLDCPTCGHTYNFAGKRPRILSCLHSVCEECLQILYESCPKYKFISCPTCRRETVLFTDYGLAALAINTSILSRLPSDPNGPVQWGGDADRSCYQTVRQYCQSACTCQIANPLSSCGIM